In Drosophila teissieri strain GT53w chromosome 2R, Prin_Dtei_1.1, whole genome shotgun sequence, the following proteins share a genomic window:
- the LOC122612582 gene encoding cytohesin-1 isoform X2, which produces MISAMDNFDNRSYGAISKGRSEFSMPELTQEQQKLLIELRRKKQELLLEIQQIKDELCEVVSEMEALDVPDDCKHSNKDKQMSIGRKKFNMDPKKGIEYLVENRLLRHDPQDVAHFLYKGEGLNKTAIGDYLGEKNDFNEDVLKAFVALHDFTNLILVQALRQFLWSFRLPGEAQKIDRMMETFAQRYCQLNPDIFTNTDTCYVLSFAIIMLNTSLHNPSVKDKPTVDQFISMNRGINNGGDLPRGLLESLYESIRTEPFKIPQDDGNDLMHTFFNPDKEGWLWKQGGRYKSWKRRWFILNDNCLYYFEYTTDKEPRGIIPLENISVREIHDRSKPHCFELFATGGADIIKACKTDSEGKVVEGKHTVYRMSAATEEDQQEWIKRLTQSISHNPFYDILVQRKKKALSKS; this is translated from the exons ATGATTAGCGCAATGGACAATTTCGACAACAGATCGTACGGAGCCATTTCAAAGGGGCGCAGTGAATTCTCAATGCCAG AACTTACACAGGAGCAGCAAAAACTGCTGATTGAGCTGCGCCGCAAGAAGCAGGAACTTTTGCTCGAAATACAG CAAATAAAAGATGAGTTGTGCGAGGTTGTATCGGAAATGGAGGCGCTGGATGTGCCCGATGACTGCAAGCATTCCAATAAGGATAAACAGATGTCCATTGGCCGTAAAAAGTTTAACATGGACCCAAAAAAAG GCATTGAGTATCTCGTTGAAAACCGGCTGCTACGTCATGATCCCCAGGACGTTGCCCACTTTCTCTATAAGGGAGAGGGACTAAATAAAACAGCCATTG GCGATTACCTCGGCGAAAAAAACGATTTTAATGAGGATGTCCTCAAGGCTTTTGTGGCGCTCCACGATTTCACCAATCTCATTCTCGTACAAGCCCTCAG ACAATTTTTGTGGTCGTTTCGGTTGCCCGGCGAGGCACAAAAGATCGATCGCATGATGGAGACCTTCGCACAGCGCTACTGTCAACTAAATCCCGATATATTCACTAACACAGACACTTGCTATGTGCTCAGCTTCGCAATTATAATGCTAAACACCTCACTACACAATCCATCT GTTAAAGACAAACCCACCGTTGATCAATTTATATCTATGAATCGTGGCATCAACAACGGCGGAGATTTGCCCCGTGGCCTTCTCGAATCTCTTTACGAGTCCATTCGAACGGAGCCATTTAAAATACCCCAGGATGATGGCAATGATTTGATGCACACCTTCTTCAATCCCGACAAGGAGGGCTGGCTGTGGAAGCAAGGCGGCAG ATACAAATCGTGGAAACGACGTTGGTTTATTTTGAACGACAATTGCTtatactattttgaatacaCAACGGATAAGGAGCCACGCGGTATTATACCACTAGAGAACATATCAGTACGCGAGATtcacgatcgcagcaaaccgCACTGCTTTGAACTGTTTGCGACGGGCGGTGCTGATATAATCAAGGCATGCAAGACTGACTCTGAGGGCAAA GTGGTAGAGGGCAAGCATACGGTGTATCGTATGTCCGCTGCCACGGAGGAAGATCAACAGGAGTGGATCAAGCGTTTAACGCAGTCTATTAGCCATAATCCGTTTTATGACATTCTGgtacaaagaaaaaaaaaggcacTCAGCAAGAgttaa
- the LOC122612582 gene encoding cytohesin-1 isoform X1: MASLHQKRPSISNWFSSLRRQPKNKKCSSELGGSENGKKQALQRSCFDLSATPVGCDSGLRVEFFTSESPESRRSNSTFYINTANVSSASFKDNRKLLVERGSRSDSSPSRICFCNLITKSGDRIETYPITTPKSDIKTALKPPPKPRSPSIAPYTSVATYNITKLAADSPPPASPTLSTQTVNCSDVTSKVTEVQHLPCDEPNTELISKRTEYKHTTITTTTRTLIVSRPIELLLNENGEIIARRSPVVNPPELFLKNDPKHSSPLTPDTCDLRFIDDRSNLQSESERNSVIYETSKYNSKNKNNSRKRDSLQSNLCDSCHMLLEQNCINTERSQNIVILRRPSKQIKDELCEVVSEMEALDVPDDCKHSNKDKQMSIGRKKFNMDPKKGIEYLVENRLLRHDPQDVAHFLYKGEGLNKTAIGDYLGEKNDFNEDVLKAFVALHDFTNLILVQALRQFLWSFRLPGEAQKIDRMMETFAQRYCQLNPDIFTNTDTCYVLSFAIIMLNTSLHNPSVKDKPTVDQFISMNRGINNGGDLPRGLLESLYESIRTEPFKIPQDDGNDLMHTFFNPDKEGWLWKQGGRYKSWKRRWFILNDNCLYYFEYTTDKEPRGIIPLENISVREIHDRSKPHCFELFATGGADIIKACKTDSEGKVVEGKHTVYRMSAATEEDQQEWIKRLTQSISHNPFYDILVQRKKKALSKS; this comes from the exons ATGGCCTCCCTCCACCAAAAGCGTCCCAGCATAAGTAATTGGTTCTCCTCGCTTCGTCGGCAGCCCAAAAACAAGAAGTGCTCCTCCGAATTGGGAGGAagtgaaaatggcaaaaagcagGCGTTGCAAAGGAGCTGCTTTGACCTATCCGCGACGCCGGTGGGTTGCGATAGTGGTTTAAGGGTGGAATTCTTCACATCGGAATCCCCTGAAAGTCGGCGAAGCAACAGCACTTTTTACATCAACACCGCAAATGTATCGTCTGCTAGTTTTAAAGATAATCGTAAACTTCTAGTGGAAAGGGGCAGTCGTAGTGATAGTAGCCCTAGCAGAATTTGCTTTTGCAATTTGATCACGAAAAGCGGGGACAGAATAGAAACATATCCTATAACCACGCCTAAGTCGGACATTAAGACCGCGCTGAAACCACCACCCAAGCCCCGTTCCCCTTCCATTGCTCCCTACACTAGTGTAGCCACATATAACATCACGAAATTAGCGGCGGATAGCCCACCTCCCGCTAGCCCCACATTAAGCACTCAAACCGTAAATTGCAGCGATGTTACCTCGAAGGTCACCGAGGTGCAGCACCTGCCCTGCGATGAACCTAACACGGAACTCATTAGCAAGCGAACGGAGTACAAGCACACAACCATCACAACGACAACAAGAACCTTAATTGTGTCGCGACCCATCGAACTgctattaaatgaaaatggtgaaataatAGCAAGGCGATCCCCTGTCGTTAACCCTCCCGAGTTGTTTCTGAAAAATGATCCGAAACACAGTTCACCCCTTACACCCGATACCTGCGATTTGCGCTTTATTGACGACAGATCCAACTTGCAAAGTGAGTCCGAGCGGAACTCTGTTATATACGAAACCagcaaatataattcaaagaataaaaacaacaGCCGCAAGCGGGACAGTCTGCAATCGAATCTGTGCGACAGTTGCCACATGCTTCTTGAGCAAAATTGCATCAATACTGAACGGAGTCAGAACATAGTCATCCTCAGGCGCCCATCAAAG CAAATAAAAGATGAGTTGTGCGAGGTTGTATCGGAAATGGAGGCGCTGGATGTGCCCGATGACTGCAAGCATTCCAATAAGGATAAACAGATGTCCATTGGCCGTAAAAAGTTTAACATGGACCCAAAAAAAG GCATTGAGTATCTCGTTGAAAACCGGCTGCTACGTCATGATCCCCAGGACGTTGCCCACTTTCTCTATAAGGGAGAGGGACTAAATAAAACAGCCATTG GCGATTACCTCGGCGAAAAAAACGATTTTAATGAGGATGTCCTCAAGGCTTTTGTGGCGCTCCACGATTTCACCAATCTCATTCTCGTACAAGCCCTCAG ACAATTTTTGTGGTCGTTTCGGTTGCCCGGCGAGGCACAAAAGATCGATCGCATGATGGAGACCTTCGCACAGCGCTACTGTCAACTAAATCCCGATATATTCACTAACACAGACACTTGCTATGTGCTCAGCTTCGCAATTATAATGCTAAACACCTCACTACACAATCCATCT GTTAAAGACAAACCCACCGTTGATCAATTTATATCTATGAATCGTGGCATCAACAACGGCGGAGATTTGCCCCGTGGCCTTCTCGAATCTCTTTACGAGTCCATTCGAACGGAGCCATTTAAAATACCCCAGGATGATGGCAATGATTTGATGCACACCTTCTTCAATCCCGACAAGGAGGGCTGGCTGTGGAAGCAAGGCGGCAG ATACAAATCGTGGAAACGACGTTGGTTTATTTTGAACGACAATTGCTtatactattttgaatacaCAACGGATAAGGAGCCACGCGGTATTATACCACTAGAGAACATATCAGTACGCGAGATtcacgatcgcagcaaaccgCACTGCTTTGAACTGTTTGCGACGGGCGGTGCTGATATAATCAAGGCATGCAAGACTGACTCTGAGGGCAAA GTGGTAGAGGGCAAGCATACGGTGTATCGTATGTCCGCTGCCACGGAGGAAGATCAACAGGAGTGGATCAAGCGTTTAACGCAGTCTATTAGCCATAATCCGTTTTATGACATTCTGgtacaaagaaaaaaaaaggcacTCAGCAAGAgttaa